The Harmonia axyridis chromosome 3, icHarAxyr1.1, whole genome shotgun sequence nucleotide sequence TCTTATAACTACTTTTCAAAGGCAACTTAGAGcaaaatgttaaaatttttaaattatagtTCCTGTTACTTCATGAAAAAAGTCAGAAGTTCTATTAAAATTCGTAACATGTGTCATGACCAGATTGAAAACATGATAACAATTATTACTCCAACTTGTCCAATATGTTGAATATAGATTGCTGAATGCATAGATAGAAATTAAACAATATCCTGAACAAATTTCGAATATTCTATTCAGTGCATAATAAGAGattgaagaaaacaatgatgagGTATTGGAAAGGATTGAGATATTGTAATTATACAACTTACGGTCATGTGGAGAGGccgtttaatcaacaatttatTTCCACTTCAAAAGTAAGTGTATGATTGATTGAGACTAAACCTCTTGAAATCGACTAAACGCGCTCGCAGAGTGCTGCCAAAATCACTAAAAATCAGGTCGAGAGAAATGTGGGCGTCAAACTGCCGCCGAACGCCTCAGTAGACCTTTAACTGCTGCTTCTCGTCAAATCCTGCCGAGTGGCCGGCGTTGCGCACTATGAAGGTGGAGCCATCGTAGTGCATACGCCGCTCACCTCTGCGTACGAATAGATGGCGCGTCTGACCCATGGACCCTGTACAGTGCATGTAGGGTGAGGATACGGACGCTGATCCGTTGGTGGGCGAGGTGCGCAGTGAGAACTTGTTGCTATTACGGCCAACCCTAAAACAATTTATAACAAATTATTATGAGCGTCGTATGTATATTCCACAACACATCAATTGATACCTCTACTCAGTAATTAAAGCCTGGTGGTTAACTTACTTTTTTGTCAAATACTCTTCAATGCTCATTTTGGTAGAGTACCTGTATTCACGTTTGCTAATGATTCGAAAAGATAGTTCGATTTAAGGTTCGTAATGACGAACAAGTAGCTTAGGTAAAAATATTGAGATGTAAAAAAATGGATAAATGATTGGATTAGAAGATGTGATACATTGGCTGCTAATATTTCAAGAGAACTGGCTTTGGAAGACCCAGAAGAATATGAAATGTGTTTGAGAATGGCAAGCAGCTAGAAAGACACACTTTCCTCTGCTAAAACCAAACTTGTGTTtgttataattgaaataatttcacataatTTTATGAGATAAGAGAATTTGACAAACCTTTAAGTAAAATAATGTTTTAACGATACTAGAAATGTCTGATTACCTGACCAGTCCATCGGAAGTTTGCGAAATCCTGACGCTATTGATGATCCAATTATCGGTACCATCTTCGGTCATCCAGTAGTTGGCAGCTTGCAGAATTCCAATCGCGTCATCTACGAGATGGGTGCCATGAGGTATACCCGGCATATCCAAATTGTAGGGAGAATCTCCCGTTGGAAATGTGCTGGACAAAATAATTGTCAATTAACTCCCCActaatttttgtaaattccGTTAGAAACTCACTTATAAAATACTCCCAAAGTGAAGTCGGACGAGAGGTCTGAAAAGGTGTCGGTGGTGGTTCTGGTTCCTGCTGAATCTACCAGGTAGACAAGAGCGCACTGGTCGCTGGTGAAGCTAACGCCTTTATACCACATCTTGGCGTACCTTAAAACAAGGATTCTTAGTTGGTAtataaatttcagaattataataatttttattcatcttGAGAGATATTAAACAACGGAAAGGATAAGTCAAActgaataatatcaaataaacataCTAAAAATCCTATAAGAACAGATCCCTATCATTGGTAATTCCCAACAATAAACCAACTGCATTCAAGCACTTTAGGTCATTGTTGGTATATATCATGACGTCATGAACCAGCCCTTCTACGTCGTCGATTGGGACCGCAGATAAGCAAACGTAACGTAACCATAATCGAGAGTTGGGTTAAACTTTTGCTCATGAATGACATAAAAGTAAGattaaatttgatgaaataagaCTTGATGAATACCAGTCTCAAAAATATGCAAGCAAAGTAatgttaaaataaaatttaggttataaaaatttgtcatttttagaattggaatatattccaagacaaaaataaactgaatatatcatacggatatattattgtgaaggattagacacaaagttgtcaaattatttgatttataaaatttagGTGTTATTGGTTATTCGTGGATATTCCCAAAGGAATATAACCAAGGGCAAGACCAGAGATAACCGGGGTTATTAGAGGTTATTCGTTTGAATGACGAAAAAAAAGTCTGGAAACGGTGACTTTATTTCGCGCACAGGTAGAAAATCGTAATTCTGGTACTTAGGGTCTTTAGTAATTTCGCCCAAGCAATCGATgggcccatcagattttgggCCCAAAAAAGTCTTTTATGAGATACGAGGCCCAaccttgaaatttcaaatacatcaaacccatttttttttgcaaattcgaATTCAGCGGGAGATTTCACGTCCGAATTGGTTGAAACCAAAATTTGTGGGCCCTATCGcagcgtttttttttttcaaaaatcccgGGGCGTCTGAATCATTCAAATCGATATTTTAGTACAGAGGATTTTCGCTGTTACAAAGTTCAATTGAAGTGTAATGGGATATGTTTTATTCTGGCCTTTCGAAACTCATAGGTCCATTAGGGCAGGTAAAGGGCTCAGCCCTTGGAATTTGAATAACAATCTTCATTTTAATGCGGATTTTACTTTATTTATAACTTGTCATGGTACTTGACAAGATTATTTTATAAGGTGTTCAAATTGGTGTCCATCCACTGCAGTGCTGTGCGCGAGCCGTTGGTAGATTTCCTCATTCACCCGTGTCAAAATCTCGGGCGTTATCTTGGCTGACACCTCCACTATCCTTCTCTATAGTTCTTCGATATTCGTAGGCTCTATTTTTCAAATAgccccaataaaaaaaatctaaagaagTGAGGTCgggagatcttggtggccactcGTTGGCGCCTCTTCTACCTATCCAGCGCCCAGGAAATTTAACATTGAGAAGCTGTCTAACGCGTAATGCAAAATGCGCAGGTGCTCCATCTTGTTGATACCACACGTTCTCAAACTGATCTCCAACAACAGCACGAATTGCTGGAATGACATCACGTTCTAGCATATTTAAATTACGAGCGTGAGTGAAATTTTCATGTATAATAGAAAAACGGCCCAATTATTTGGTTATTCAAAATTCCAGCCCAAACATTGATTTTATCCTACCATTGCGGGTGGTATCTCGTATCCATTGAGAATTTTCATCGGCCCAGTATCGCATATTGTGGCGATTACCTCCCCATTCAACTGAATACCGCCTCATCTGAGAAGCACGCTCAAAAAAGGGGAAATTATCAGTAAGATATCTCACCATCATTACATCGAAATATTCCAGAAGACGATCAAAGTCTTCTTGGGTCTATTTTCTTGGCTCCTGCATTAAGCGGATTTTATGGGGATGCCAATCATTCGTTTTTAGGATTCTTGGGACGGAAGATGTACTAACCCCAAGAGTTTGGGACAACTTTCTTAAGCTCACATGAGGATCCTCGATCACACCGAGAAGAGCATCCAAGGCTTTCTCCTCATTAGTTGCACTTTTACCCCGGCCTGATCTCGGCAAGTCTGCTACAGATCTGGTGGCCGTAAACCTATCAACGGTTTTTTTCACGGTTGATTTTGAAATAGGTGGCACTTCTGGATGGGTGTCATTAAACAAATTCGCAGTACTGTCATATGACCCCTGTTTGCCACCGTATCCGCGCATTATCAAGATCTCTATATTATCTAACGGGTAGTTAAGGGCATATTAAGATCGaataaaaaagttttgaaaCAATTATCGATTGTAACACGATTTATTCAGGTGGTCACTATAATTTTTCACACAATGACCACTGAACCTGAACCACAATACCAATACCACACAGGAAGACATTTTCCGTGTAATGTACATATGGGTAGATGTGCGTCGAGTTTTTTGTTATCATTTTGCTTAGTTCGAAGGaaaacatcaacaaacaaaatcagTCAGGAGTTTCACTTGTCGAGAAAAAAATGTGGGTCTTCAAATGGACCTACAGAATTCGTATTTTAACCAATTCGGATGTAAAATccgaatttgcaataaaaaaagatgggtttgtatttgaaatttcgaagttgggcctcatatctcgtataaggcccttttgGGTCCAAAATTTTATGGGCCCATCGATTCCTCGGGCGAAATTACTAAAGATCCAAGTATCAAAATTCCTCTTTTCCACTTGTGCGCGAAATAAATTCAAcgtttccagacttttgaaccaTCTAGTAATTCTAGTACATCTTTGCAACAGTCGTCCAGCGTGTGGATCTAGAAAATAGTCGGCTGGTGCACAGCCGTCtttatacgctctattagtgatgacgtcacacaccgccattttagttctcctgtcagtgttccgaatccaaacaaacaaattgtcattcaaattagtacatagtcgttgaagaaattggcttattttgataaataagattatttaaggagcgattttactattaattgataaacagaaggcacgagattaatgccagtaagttcgaacttgaagttcaactaataaacacggctttttacaaaatctggtgAATGATACGGGATTCAAatttactggtattaacctcgttccttctgtctatcaattaatactgaaatcgttcttcaaatactctttttttttaattccgatACTATcgattgttgatattttcaacggatattatcgatatatttatattgatttcagagtatcaaattcgatattttttcatatttctcattatgatttcgacttcacgaaacatattataatatctagttccattagtcAAAAAACCTGATTTAGCGgactataaaataaatatcgaatattttcaatatatgaaTCAGTTTTTAAATtctaaacattgaaaataaagaggtatgactcaatattgctgagagctccagaaataaataaaaacaataaaataagaatattattcaacggccgctttcaaatatctttctgtgttttcaagtggtagctttagctaatcttcgccttttcaggcaaat carries:
- the LOC123675211 gene encoding uncharacterized protein LOC123675211 isoform X2, whose amino-acid sequence is MDKAREKVFRRKDSVTKIGNDGQNVASGVGMGRDKGSVRPRSRSVYTANSYVSDDIVTSRDLAKYEGPHNWHCPLPKPITVKHFYSDDINGEIWADDGYIGGTTVTPHGVISLRLHNRIRVDISLDRAIRIVNMKNAIILALNSSGSSSALIHPNGRVYQYGSRVEILAHDNQGNNKYAKMWYKGVSFTSDQCALVYLVDSAGTRTTTDTFSDLSSDFTLGVFYNTFPTGDSPYNLDMPGIPHGTHLVDDAIGILQAANYWMTEDGTDNWIINSVRISQTSDGLVRVGRNSNKFSLRTSPTNGSASVSSPYMHCTGSMGQTRHLFVRRGERRMHYDGSTFIVRNAGHSAGFDEKQQLKVY
- the LOC123675211 gene encoding uncharacterized protein LOC123675211 isoform X1; amino-acid sequence: MDKAREKVFRRKVVFSDSVTKIGNDGQNVASGVGMGRDKGSVRPRSRSVYTANSYVSDDIVTSRDLAKYEGPHNWHCPLPKPITVKHFYSDDINGEIWADDGYIGGTTVTPHGVISLRLHNRIRVDISLDRAIRIVNMKNAIILALNSSGSSSALIHPNGRVYQYGSRVEILAHDNQGNNKYAKMWYKGVSFTSDQCALVYLVDSAGTRTTTDTFSDLSSDFTLGVFYNTFPTGDSPYNLDMPGIPHGTHLVDDAIGILQAANYWMTEDGTDNWIINSVRISQTSDGLVRVGRNSNKFSLRTSPTNGSASVSSPYMHCTGSMGQTRHLFVRRGERRMHYDGSTFIVRNAGHSAGFDEKQQLKVY